The Methylomonas koyamae genome has a segment encoding these proteins:
- a CDS encoding c-type cytochrome, translating to MKKSFGLLVGAALIAISGQVAANEAEEIGAKIYERAFGRGCGACHDIASNPQLKELIKAGKLPKDQFSSVLKNGKNGMPKATAAIMEVGPVKKAGYTEDQAIDAVYEYLKK from the coding sequence ATGAAAAAATCATTCGGTTTATTAGTAGGCGCAGCTCTTATCGCGATCAGCGGCCAAGTTGCAGCTAACGAAGCGGAAGAAATCGGCGCAAAAATTTACGAGCGCGCTTTCGGCCGTGGTTGCGGCGCTTGCCATGACATCGCTTCCAACCCACAACTGAAAGAACTGATCAAAGCCGGCAAACTGCCAAAAGACCAGTTCTCCAGCGTTCTGAAAAACGGCAAAAACGGCATGCCTAAAGCGACCGCAGCAATCATGGAAGTCGGTCCTGTCAAAAAAGCCGGTTACACTGAAGACCAAGCTATCGACGCTGTTTACGAATATCTGAAAAAATAA
- the cysG gene encoding siroheme synthase CysG — protein sequence MDYFPLFLKLKDQPCLVVGAGEIASRKIELLLKTGAKISVVAPEIGNSIAELASEGRVTLLQRNFAASDLDGMCLAVSATNTRSVNEAVAQTANARNIPVNVVDNPDLCSFIFPAIVDRSPLTVAVSSGGVSPVLARLLRSKVEAAIPGAFGLLAQFAEEFRSLVKQRLPEAARRRVFWEDALQGNIAELVFSGRRDQAAAELRAKLDAAEQALPRGEVYLIGAGPGDPDLLTFRALRLMQQADVVVYDRLVSKEILEMARRDAEKIYVGKQRSNHSLPQESINELLADLALSGKRVARLKGGDPFIFGRGGEEIETLLQQGIQFQVVPGITAAAGCASYAGIPLTHRDHAQSCTFVTGHLKDGNINLNWSQLAAPNQTIVIYMGLVGLENICQSLIEHGCPPDQPIALIQQGTTRHQRVITGTLSDMPQKVENADIKPPTLIIVGTVVRLREQLEWFQPV from the coding sequence ATGGATTACTTTCCGCTATTTTTAAAACTCAAAGACCAGCCTTGTCTGGTGGTAGGCGCCGGCGAAATCGCCAGCCGGAAAATTGAGCTATTGCTAAAAACCGGCGCCAAAATTAGCGTGGTCGCGCCGGAGATCGGCAACAGCATTGCCGAGTTGGCAAGCGAGGGCCGGGTTACCCTGTTGCAAAGAAATTTCGCCGCTAGCGATCTGGACGGCATGTGTCTGGCCGTTTCCGCTACCAACACCAGAAGCGTCAACGAAGCGGTCGCACAAACGGCAAATGCGCGCAACATACCGGTCAACGTGGTCGATAATCCGGACTTATGCAGCTTCATCTTTCCGGCCATCGTCGACCGCTCGCCATTGACCGTCGCGGTATCTTCCGGCGGCGTATCGCCCGTTTTAGCTCGCTTGCTGCGTTCCAAGGTCGAAGCCGCCATTCCCGGCGCCTTTGGCCTGCTGGCGCAATTTGCCGAAGAATTCAGATCTTTGGTCAAACAACGCTTGCCGGAAGCGGCGCGGCGCCGAGTATTTTGGGAAGACGCGCTACAAGGCAATATCGCCGAGTTGGTATTTTCCGGGCGCCGCGACCAAGCCGCCGCCGAATTGCGGGCCAAACTCGATGCGGCCGAACAGGCTCTCCCCCGCGGCGAAGTTTATCTGATCGGCGCCGGACCGGGCGATCCGGACCTGCTCACCTTTCGCGCCTTGCGGTTGATGCAACAGGCGGACGTGGTCGTTTACGACCGGCTGGTTTCCAAAGAGATTCTGGAAATGGCCCGCCGCGACGCCGAGAAAATCTACGTCGGCAAGCAACGCAGCAACCACAGTCTGCCGCAGGAATCCATCAACGAGCTACTCGCCGACCTGGCCTTGTCCGGCAAACGGGTGGCGCGCTTGAAAGGCGGCGACCCGTTTATTTTCGGCCGCGGCGGCGAAGAGATCGAAACGTTGCTGCAACAGGGTATTCAGTTTCAAGTGGTACCCGGCATCACCGCAGCAGCCGGTTGCGCCAGCTATGCCGGCATCCCGTTGACCCATCGCGACCACGCCCAATCCTGCACCTTTGTTACCGGCCATTTGAAAGACGGCAATATCAATCTGAATTGGAGCCAATTGGCGGCCCCCAACCAAACCATCGTGATCTACATGGGCTTGGTCGGACTGGAAAACATTTGCCAATCCTTGATCGAACACGGCTGTCCGCCCGACCAACCGATTGCACTGATTCAACAAGGCACCACTCGCCACCAACGTGTGATTACCGGAACGCTGAGCGATATGCCGCAAAAAGTGGAAAATGCCGATATAAAGCCGCCGACCCTGATTATCGTCGGCACCGTCGTGCGCTTGCGCGAGCAATTGGAGTGGTTTCAACCCGTCTGA
- a CDS encoding sulfurtransferase TusA family protein has product MIEFDLEVDASGLQCPLPLLRLKKAIMEINSGSVVKVIATDPAAHLDFGVYIDQAGHQLVHNLKDADRQIFYIQKK; this is encoded by the coding sequence ATGATTGAATTTGATTTGGAAGTCGACGCCAGCGGTTTACAGTGTCCGTTGCCGTTGTTGCGCCTGAAAAAAGCCATCATGGAAATCAACAGCGGCTCGGTGGTCAAGGTGATTGCCACCGATCCGGCCGCTCATTTGGATTTCGGCGTTTACATCGATCAAGCCGGCCATCAATTGGTTCACAATTTAAAAGACGCCGACCGGCAAATTTTCTACATCCAAAAAAAATAA
- a CDS encoding HAD family hydrolase translates to MSLAIFDLDNTLIADDSDFLWGQFLVDRGIVDKDHYEQANKKFYEDYKQGTLDIVEFLHFSLAPLARHDAEQLYRWRDEFIDSLIKPIMLEAARELIDRHRQAGDTLLVITATNRFVTEPIVKLYGIDNLLATTPEFKDGRYTGKFEGTPCFQQGKVELLRDWLAESAETLAGSCFYSDSHNDLPLLNLVDRPVAVDPDEKLRQAAELANWPIISLR, encoded by the coding sequence GTGAGCTTAGCGATTTTTGATCTGGATAACACGCTGATCGCCGACGACAGCGATTTTTTATGGGGGCAATTTTTGGTCGATCGCGGCATCGTCGACAAAGACCATTACGAGCAGGCCAATAAAAAGTTTTACGAGGATTACAAACAAGGCACGCTGGACATCGTCGAATTTCTGCATTTTTCGCTGGCGCCGCTGGCGCGGCACGATGCCGAACAGCTTTATCGCTGGCGAGATGAATTTATCGACAGCTTGATTAAACCGATCATGCTGGAGGCGGCACGGGAACTAATAGACCGGCACCGCCAGGCCGGCGACACGCTGCTGGTGATTACCGCGACCAACCGGTTCGTGACCGAACCGATCGTGAAACTTTACGGCATCGACAACTTGCTGGCGACGACGCCCGAATTCAAAGACGGCCGCTATACCGGCAAATTCGAAGGCACGCCCTGCTTTCAACAAGGTAAAGTCGAGCTATTGCGGGATTGGTTGGCAGAATCGGCGGAAACGCTGGCGGGTTCCTGTTTTTACAGCGACTCTCACAACGACCTGCCGCTGTTGAATCTGGTGGACCGGCCGGTCGCCGTCGATCCCGACGAAAAGTTGCGCCAAGCTGCAGAGCTGGCCAACTGGCCTATCATCAGCCTGCGCTAA
- the rppH gene encoding RNA pyrophosphohydrolase, whose amino-acid sequence MIDSKGYRPNVGIILCNDEGRVFWAKRKGANSWQFPQGGIDGDEDPETAMYRELWEETGLRAEHVQLLGRTRYWLRYKLPDRYIRKNSTPLCIGQKQIWFILRLNTDESMVRFDCGHKQEFDSWKWVEYWYPLKDVVYFKRRVYRKAMDELGALLIANDVGVNAESYLSGRLEAG is encoded by the coding sequence ATGATAGACTCGAAAGGATACCGGCCGAACGTCGGGATTATCCTTTGCAATGACGAGGGTCGTGTGTTTTGGGCCAAGCGCAAGGGCGCAAATTCGTGGCAGTTTCCGCAGGGCGGAATCGACGGCGACGAGGACCCGGAAACCGCGATGTACCGGGAGTTGTGGGAGGAGACCGGACTGCGCGCCGAACATGTGCAATTGCTGGGTAGAACCCGTTACTGGTTGCGCTATAAATTACCCGACCGTTATATCCGCAAAAATTCCACGCCGCTATGCATCGGACAAAAGCAGATTTGGTTCATTTTGCGCCTGAACACCGACGAGTCGATGGTGCGCTTCGATTGCGGACACAAACAGGAATTCGATAGCTGGAAATGGGTCGAGTATTGGTATCCGCTGAAGGACGTGGTCTACTTCAAACGTCGCGTTTACCGCAAGGCGATGGACGAGTTGGGCGCTTTGCTGATTGCCAACGATGTCGGCGTAAATGCCGAAAGTTATTTGTCAGGCAGATTGGAGGCCGGCTAG
- a CDS encoding metallophosphoesterase produces the protein MPALKVLQLSDLHVLPHAGDTLLGVDTEYYFARILNEAFQSHGTFDLVLLTGDLGQDPTPDSYRRIAGHLRHYATPCLCLPGNHDDWPLMQRELNAGALSCRKQWLFPDWQIIGLNSQKPGSPGGYLTGEELDFLDRTLAACALPALLAVHHQCVASGSPWMDTMMIENGEELLRIAENYPQVKAITCGHVHQEIAQQQRTIQIVSAPASCFQFKPGATEFALDIKPPGYRVFELYADGSLKTACHRIAAEQPELRLDLNSY, from the coding sequence ATGCCCGCGCTGAAAGTCCTGCAACTAAGCGACCTGCATGTCCTGCCGCATGCCGGCGACACGCTGTTGGGCGTGGATACCGAATATTACTTCGCGCGAATCTTGAACGAAGCGTTTCAAAGCCACGGCACATTCGATTTGGTTTTATTGACTGGGGACTTGGGCCAAGACCCCACTCCTGACAGTTACCGCCGTATCGCCGGCCATTTACGCCATTACGCTACGCCCTGCTTGTGCCTGCCCGGCAACCACGACGATTGGCCGTTAATGCAGCGCGAATTGAACGCAGGCGCGTTGAGTTGCCGCAAGCAATGGTTATTTCCGGATTGGCAAATTATCGGTTTGAACAGCCAAAAACCGGGAAGTCCCGGCGGCTATTTGACCGGCGAGGAATTGGACTTTTTAGATCGAACCTTGGCGGCTTGCGCTTTGCCGGCCTTGCTGGCCGTGCACCACCAATGCGTTGCCAGCGGCAGCCCGTGGATGGATACGATGATGATCGAGAACGGCGAAGAATTGTTACGGATTGCGGAAAACTATCCGCAAGTCAAAGCCATTACCTGCGGCCATGTGCATCAGGAAATTGCCCAGCAACAGCGGACTATCCAAATCGTCTCGGCACCGGCCAGTTGCTTCCAATTCAAGCCCGGCGCAACGGAATTTGCATTGGATATCAAGCCCCCGGGTTACCGCGTGTTCGAACTGTACGCCGACGGCAGCCTGAAAACGGCCTGCCACAGGATCGCTGCCGAACAGCCGGAATTGCGGCTGGATTTAAACAGTTACTAG
- a CDS encoding GDP-mannose mannosyl hydrolase has translation MLAKQDFLNVVNLTPLVSIDLIVSSTDGKILMGQRVNQPAQGYWFVPGGRIFKSETLEQAFRRITATELGDARDIADGRLLGAFTHLYDTNFADAPGINTHYVVLGYQLSLGIESSRLPAQQHSAYKWIGADDELSLVHPNSQAYFPYLR, from the coding sequence ATGCTCGCCAAACAGGACTTTCTTAACGTAGTTAATTTGACACCGCTGGTATCGATCGATTTGATCGTCAGCTCTACTGACGGCAAGATTCTGATGGGCCAACGCGTCAATCAGCCGGCCCAAGGCTATTGGTTCGTACCGGGCGGCAGAATTTTCAAATCGGAAACGCTGGAACAAGCCTTCCGCCGTATCACTGCAACCGAATTGGGCGACGCCCGCGACATTGCCGATGGCCGCTTATTGGGTGCGTTTACCCATCTATACGACACCAATTTTGCCGACGCGCCGGGCATCAACACCCATTACGTGGTGTTGGGCTACCAACTGAGTCTGGGGATAGAGTCGTCCCGGCTACCGGCTCAGCAACACAGTGCCTACAAATGGATCGGTGCCGACGACGAGTTGAGCTTGGTACACCCGAACAGCCAAGCCTACTTCCCTTATCTGCGTTAA
- the argA gene encoding amino-acid N-acetyltransferase, whose amino-acid sequence MAPQSTFVAWFRNSSPYIHAHRNRTFVIFFGGNAVGEADFDNLIHDFALLKSLGVRLVLVYGIRAQIDEQLAEHGDTPKFHHHLRITDATTLQYVKQAAGLVRVEIEALLSMGVSGSPMAGAQIRVASGNFVTAKPLGVLDGIDYCYTGTVRKIDAQAIHQQLDQNNVVLISPVGYSPSGEVFNLSAEEVATEVAIALQAEKLILLTEQSCIDPASGAALLQLTTEQAAELLNKTPALPDAVARSLTAAMQSCRQGVQRAHLINRHVDGALLLELFTRDGVGTLVSSTAFETIRPATLDDIGGIMELIKPLEAQGILVKRSREKLEMEIGDYIVIERDGLIIGCTAFHIMADAGSAELACLAVHNDYRNGGRGDSLLNYLVSQARTRSIRRLFVRTTQTLHWFVERGFTPCSVEDLPAPMQSAYNYQRNSKLLYKDVL is encoded by the coding sequence ATGGCACCACAGTCTACCTTCGTCGCCTGGTTCAGAAATTCGTCGCCCTATATCCACGCCCACCGCAATCGCACCTTCGTGATTTTTTTCGGCGGCAATGCGGTCGGCGAAGCCGATTTCGACAATCTGATTCACGATTTCGCGCTGTTGAAAAGCCTGGGCGTCAGGCTGGTGCTGGTCTACGGTATCCGAGCCCAGATCGACGAACAATTGGCGGAACACGGCGATACGCCAAAATTCCACCACCATTTGCGGATCACCGACGCCACCACGTTGCAATATGTCAAACAGGCGGCCGGCCTGGTACGAGTCGAAATCGAAGCGTTGTTGTCGATGGGCGTTTCCGGTTCGCCGATGGCCGGCGCCCAAATCCGCGTCGCCTCCGGCAACTTCGTCACGGCAAAACCGCTTGGCGTGCTGGACGGTATCGACTATTGCTACACCGGTACGGTGCGCAAGATCGATGCTCAGGCCATTCACCAGCAACTGGACCAAAACAATGTGGTGCTGATTTCGCCGGTCGGCTATTCGCCCAGCGGCGAGGTGTTCAACTTGTCGGCCGAAGAAGTGGCGACCGAAGTGGCCATTGCGTTGCAGGCCGAAAAACTGATTTTATTGACCGAACAAAGCTGCATAGACCCGGCGTCCGGCGCAGCGCTATTGCAACTAACTACCGAGCAAGCCGCTGAATTGTTGAATAAAACCCCGGCACTACCGGACGCCGTGGCCCGATCGCTGACGGCGGCGATGCAAAGCTGCCGGCAAGGCGTGCAGCGCGCCCACCTGATCAACCGCCATGTCGACGGCGCATTGCTGCTGGAGCTATTCACCCGCGACGGCGTCGGCACGCTGGTCAGTTCCACCGCCTTCGAAACCATTCGGCCGGCGACGCTGGACGATATCGGCGGCATCATGGAGCTGATCAAACCGCTGGAAGCCCAGGGCATCCTGGTCAAACGTTCGCGGGAAAAATTGGAGATGGAAATCGGCGATTACATCGTCATCGAGCGCGACGGCCTGATCATCGGCTGCACCGCATTCCATATTATGGCCGATGCGGGCAGTGCCGAATTGGCCTGCTTGGCGGTCCATAACGACTACCGCAACGGCGGCCGCGGCGACAGCCTGCTGAACTATCTGGTCAGCCAGGCTCGGACCCGCAGCATCCGCCGTCTGTTCGTCCGCACTACCCAGACTTTGCACTGGTTCGTCGAGCGCGGCTTCACACCCTGCTCGGTCGAGGATTTGCCCGCGCCGATGCAGAGCGCCTACAACTACCAACGCAACTCCAAGTTATTGTATAAAGACGTACTTTAA
- a CDS encoding AlbA family DNA-binding domain-containing protein → MKRFFLLLLNIWKQKLKIYFLAAWIGAGMGIFLLAPSYDYISSRERNADPISSIEFVIGQFAEVMTGQINQNNLILFYAEIGALLGLLSLGFYQVLHKRLVDLDALKAELDKDLPTIIRQGEGPLLEFKSTLRWDLQEQRVNRSLEGVVLKTLAGFFNSHVGGTLLIGVADNGEIVGLEQDFQTLKKSDQDGFEQTLITAIAENLGADLCRFVHILFHRIDNKDVCRVIVSPALRPVFLNIANTPKFFVRTGGGTRDLNIQEALDYVAGRWKSLK, encoded by the coding sequence GTGAAACGTTTTTTCCTGCTGCTGCTGAACATCTGGAAGCAAAAACTGAAAATCTATTTTCTGGCCGCCTGGATCGGCGCCGGGATGGGGATTTTTCTGTTGGCGCCCAGTTACGATTACATCAGCTCGCGCGAACGTAATGCCGATCCAATTTCGTCGATAGAATTCGTCATCGGCCAATTTGCCGAGGTGATGACGGGGCAGATCAACCAGAACAATCTAATCCTGTTCTATGCCGAAATCGGCGCGCTGCTGGGTTTGCTGTCGCTCGGTTTTTACCAGGTGCTGCATAAACGCCTGGTCGACTTGGATGCGCTGAAAGCCGAGTTGGATAAAGACTTGCCGACCATCATCCGCCAGGGCGAAGGGCCGTTGCTGGAATTCAAATCGACGCTACGCTGGGATTTGCAGGAACAACGCGTCAACCGTTCCCTGGAAGGCGTGGTGTTGAAAACGCTGGCCGGATTTTTCAACAGTCACGTCGGCGGCACCTTATTGATCGGCGTGGCCGACAACGGCGAGATCGTCGGCCTTGAGCAAGACTTTCAGACCTTGAAAAAGAGCGACCAGGACGGTTTCGAGCAAACCCTGATTACGGCGATCGCCGAGAACTTGGGTGCCGACTTGTGCCGCTTCGTACATATTCTGTTTCACAGGATCGATAACAAAGACGTGTGCCGGGTGATCGTTTCGCCGGCCTTGCGGCCGGTGTTTCTCAATATCGCCAACACCCCTAAGTTTTTCGTCCGTACCGGCGGCGGCACCCGCGACCTGAATATCCAGGAAGCGCTGGATTACGTCGCCGGCCGCTGGAAATCTTTGAAGTAA
- a CDS encoding rod shape-determining protein, translating to MNDAMLYLFRHTLYIAVTPELIEITHAETGRKLAEPPLLAIETKRGRDSVIAVGSMAKHLTGKPNVRIENGFSHPRTLLADFTAAQRTLAHLIKRVLPLGFFVRRPIVVMHPLTMLEGGLTQIEIRAFAELASMAGASRAYVWQGPSLTTEQLRKHSFPEQGRLLFP from the coding sequence ATGAACGACGCCATGCTCTACCTGTTTCGCCATACGCTTTACATCGCTGTAACGCCTGAGTTGATCGAAATCACCCATGCCGAAACCGGACGCAAACTGGCCGAACCGCCGTTACTGGCAATTGAGACTAAGCGGGGCCGAGATTCAGTTATTGCAGTGGGATCGATGGCAAAGCACCTAACCGGTAAGCCCAATGTCCGCATCGAAAACGGCTTCTCCCATCCACGCACGTTGCTGGCCGACTTCACCGCTGCCCAACGGACTCTGGCGCACCTGATCAAACGGGTTTTACCCTTAGGCTTTTTCGTGCGCCGCCCCATCGTCGTAATGCATCCATTAACGATGCTGGAAGGCGGCTTAACTCAAATCGAAATTCGCGCTTTCGCCGAATTGGCCAGCATGGCCGGCGCATCCCGAGCCTACGTTTGGCAAGGCCCGAGCTTGACGACAGAACAACTACGCAAACACAGCTTTCCCGAACAAGGTCGGCTGTTGTTCCCCTAA
- the ilvD gene encoding dihydroxy-acid dehydratase has protein sequence MPAYRSYTTTQGRNMAGARALWRATGMKEGDFNKPIIAVANSFTQFVPGHVHLKDLGQLVAREIELAGGVAKEFNTIAVDDGIAMGHDGMLYSLPSRDLIADSVEYMVNAHCADALVCISNCDKITPGMLMAAMRLNIPVIFVSGGPMEAGKVRLAEGADIKKLDLIDAMVMAADSKVSDNDLAAVERSACPTCGSCSGMFTANSMNCLTEALGLSLPGNGTVVATHADREQLFKQAGRRIVELAKQYYEHNDESVLPRSVGFKAFENAIALDIAMGGSTNTILHLLAIAQEANIDFTMADIDRMSRVVPQLCKVAPNTNKYHIEDVHRAGGIMAILAELNRAGKLHTDVPTVHAKTLGDALAQWDVMNNPSDAVKTFYLAGPGGIPTQVAFSQSARWPSLDLDRAAGCIRSFEHAFSQEGGLAVLHGNIALDGCVVKTAGVDDSLLVFEGNAHVVESQDEAVENILADKVKAGDVVVVRYEGPKGGPGMQEMLYPTSYIKSKGLGKACALLTDGRFSGGTSGLSIGHCSPEAAAGGAIGLLKNGDRIRIDIPNRSINVLLSDEELAQRRAEQDKLGWKPAKLRPRKVSVALKAYAAFATSADKGAVRDLSKLEAD, from the coding sequence ATGCCTGCATACCGTTCATATACCACTACTCAAGGCCGAAACATGGCGGGTGCGCGCGCATTGTGGCGCGCCACCGGCATGAAAGAAGGCGATTTCAACAAACCGATCATTGCGGTCGCCAACTCCTTCACCCAATTCGTACCCGGCCACGTGCATTTGAAAGACTTGGGCCAATTGGTCGCGCGCGAGATCGAACTGGCCGGCGGCGTGGCGAAAGAATTCAACACCATTGCGGTCGACGACGGCATTGCCATGGGCCACGACGGCATGCTGTACAGCCTGCCCAGCCGCGACCTGATCGCCGACAGCGTCGAATACATGGTCAATGCCCACTGCGCCGACGCGCTGGTCTGCATTTCCAACTGCGACAAGATCACCCCCGGCATGCTAATGGCGGCGATGCGGCTAAATATCCCGGTGATTTTCGTCTCGGGCGGACCGATGGAAGCCGGTAAAGTGCGTCTGGCCGAAGGCGCAGACATCAAAAAACTGGATTTGATCGACGCGATGGTGATGGCGGCCGACAGCAAAGTCTCCGACAACGATTTGGCAGCGGTCGAACGCTCGGCCTGTCCGACCTGCGGCTCTTGCTCCGGCATGTTCACCGCCAATTCTATGAACTGTCTGACCGAAGCGCTGGGCTTGTCGTTGCCGGGCAACGGCACCGTGGTCGCTACCCACGCCGACCGCGAACAATTGTTCAAACAAGCCGGCCGCCGCATCGTCGAACTGGCCAAACAATATTACGAGCACAACGACGAATCGGTGTTGCCGCGCTCGGTCGGTTTCAAGGCCTTTGAGAACGCGATTGCATTGGACATCGCGATGGGTGGCTCGACTAACACCATTCTGCATTTGCTGGCTATCGCGCAAGAAGCCAACATCGATTTCACGATGGCCGACATCGACCGCATGTCGCGCGTGGTGCCGCAGTTGTGCAAGGTGGCGCCCAACACCAACAAATACCATATCGAGGACGTACACCGCGCCGGCGGTATCATGGCGATTCTGGCCGAGTTGAACCGGGCCGGTAAACTGCACACCGACGTCCCGACCGTACACGCCAAAACGTTGGGCGATGCCTTGGCGCAATGGGACGTGATGAACAATCCCAGCGATGCGGTGAAAACCTTTTACCTGGCCGGTCCCGGCGGCATTCCGACTCAGGTCGCCTTCAGCCAAAGCGCGCGCTGGCCGAGTCTGGACCTGGACCGCGCCGCAGGCTGCATCCGCTCGTTCGAACACGCCTTCAGCCAAGAAGGCGGCTTAGCGGTACTGCACGGCAATATCGCGCTGGATGGTTGCGTGGTGAAAACCGCCGGCGTCGACGACAGCCTGCTGGTGTTCGAAGGCAATGCCCATGTAGTCGAGTCGCAGGACGAAGCGGTGGAAAACATCCTGGCCGACAAAGTCAAGGCCGGCGATGTCGTCGTGGTGCGCTACGAAGGCCCCAAGGGCGGCCCCGGCATGCAGGAAATGCTGTATCCGACCAGCTACATCAAATCCAAAGGTCTGGGCAAGGCCTGCGCGCTATTGACCGACGGCCGCTTTTCCGGCGGCACCTCGGGCCTGTCGATCGGCCACTGTTCACCGGAAGCGGCTGCCGGCGGAGCCATCGGCTTGCTAAAAAACGGCGACCGCATTCGCATCGACATTCCGAATCGCTCTATCAACGTTTTGCTGTCCGACGAGGAATTGGCTCAACGCCGCGCCGAGCAGGATAAGCTGGGATGGAAGCCGGCCAAGCTGCGGCCGCGCAAAGTTTCTGTCGCTTTAAAAGCATACGCCGCGTTTGCCACTTCCGCCGACAAAGGTGCTGTAAGGGATTTGTCGAAGCTCGAAGCAGACTGA
- a CDS encoding TIGR04211 family SH3 domain-containing protein — protein MKKPFICLFASLFFTNIALAKTAYVTDKVEVPLRSGESERSKIVKMLENGAPVTVLGDNTENGYTYIQTGSGSEGFILTRYLSGEPSARNQLEAANKKLEALQEENKQLKASQAGSQEISKERDKLSADLSELQQTAANAIQLKQQRDQLQERVIAVERELQQLKRENLALTDNTNQDWFLYGGGLSLFGVLLGFILPKISWRRRSSGWDTF, from the coding sequence GTGAAAAAGCCTTTTATCTGCCTGTTTGCCAGCCTGTTTTTCACCAATATCGCGCTAGCCAAAACGGCTTACGTCACGGATAAAGTCGAAGTGCCCTTACGCAGCGGCGAAAGCGAACGCAGTAAAATCGTCAAGATGCTGGAAAACGGCGCGCCGGTTACAGTATTGGGCGACAACACCGAGAACGGCTACACCTACATCCAAACCGGCAGCGGCTCCGAGGGCTTTATCCTGACGCGTTATTTGAGCGGCGAACCCAGTGCCCGCAACCAACTCGAAGCCGCGAACAAAAAACTGGAAGCGTTGCAGGAAGAAAACAAGCAACTGAAAGCTTCCCAGGCCGGCAGCCAGGAAATCAGCAAGGAACGCGACAAACTCAGTGCCGACCTCAGCGAATTGCAACAAACCGCGGCCAACGCGATCCAACTGAAACAACAACGCGACCAGTTGCAGGAACGCGTCATCGCAGTCGAACGCGAACTGCAACAACTGAAGCGGGAAAACCTGGCATTGACCGACAACACCAACCAGGACTGGTTTCTTTACGGCGGCGGCCTATCGTTGTTTGGCGTACTGCTCGGCTTCATTTTGCCAAAAATAAGTTGGCGCCGCCGCTCCAGCGGTTGGGATACGTTTTAA
- the argF gene encoding ornithine carbamoyltransferase yields the protein MQPRHFTSLLDLTSAELIALIHRAIELKRHRDPDYQPLKGKVLAMIFEKSSTRTRISFEAGMAQFGGTALFLSPRDTQLGRGEPLEDSAKVISSMVDCIMLRTHKHETVTTFAKHSRVPVINGLTDLKHPCQLLADMQTYFEFRGDIAGKTVAWIGDGNNMCHSYINAARQFGFKLNIACPVDYRPLQSIVDPAGDRVAFFNTPEQAAHQADLVVTDVWASMGQEEEQKKREFVFKDFQVNAATMAAAKADALFMHCLPAHRGEEVTAEVIDGPQSVVFPEAENRLHAQKALLEFLICR from the coding sequence ATGCAACCCAGACACTTCACCAGCCTGCTGGATTTAACCAGCGCCGAGCTTATCGCTTTGATCCATCGGGCAATCGAGCTGAAACGCCATCGCGATCCCGACTACCAACCGTTAAAAGGCAAAGTGCTGGCGATGATTTTCGAAAAATCCTCGACCAGGACCCGAATCTCGTTCGAGGCCGGCATGGCCCAATTCGGCGGTACGGCATTGTTTTTGTCACCGCGCGATACCCAACTGGGCCGCGGCGAACCGTTGGAAGACAGCGCCAAAGTCATCTCCAGCATGGTGGATTGCATCATGCTGCGCACCCACAAACACGAGACCGTCACCACCTTTGCCAAGCATTCGCGGGTTCCGGTGATTAACGGTCTGACCGATCTAAAGCATCCTTGCCAATTGCTGGCGGACATGCAGACTTATTTCGAATTCCGCGGCGACATCGCCGGCAAGACCGTGGCCTGGATCGGCGACGGCAACAACATGTGCCACTCCTACATCAACGCCGCGCGCCAGTTCGGCTTTAAACTGAACATCGCCTGCCCGGTCGATTACCGCCCGTTGCAAAGCATCGTCGATCCGGCCGGCGACCGGGTCGCATTCTTCAATACCCCGGAACAGGCCGCGCATCAGGCCGATTTGGTCGTCACCGACGTTTGGGCCAGCATGGGCCAGGAAGAAGAGCAAAAGAAACGCGAATTCGTATTCAAAGACTTCCAAGTCAACGCCGCTACCATGGCGGCGGCCAAGGCCGACGCGCTGTTCATGCATTGCTTGCCTGCACACCGCGGCGAAGAAGTCACCGCGGAGGTGATCGACGGCCCGCAAAGCGTGGTTTTTCCGGAAGCGGAGAACCGTTTGCACGCCCAGAAAGCGTTACTGGAATTTCTCATCTGCCGATAA